The Plasmodium berghei ANKA genome assembly, chromosome: 8 genome has a segment encoding these proteins:
- a CDS encoding elongation factor 1-beta, putative, which yields MASNNANLLTVKGESDYGKLNSFFAENSYFENYMLSGNDIKIYNQIKCVINKDTYPHLYRWYNHINSLPNYVLDKYMDNKNCKKSCPKKTANDDDDNDIDLFGDSNNDDKSILEKKKQEKEEALKKKKQKEKEKNRSILIIEIKPKSIDTDISKIPKLVKEKIVDENIKWGEEVKKLPVAFGLYKLHMSCIIYDDFVNTNELIEKIENIDLDSEEDKKKRTLILGLDDEEYDEDSPEVEDDLDFLIQSAEIITFNKL from the coding sequence ATGGCTAGTAATAACgcaaatttattaacagTTAAGGGAGAAAGTGACTATGGAAaattaaattcattttttgctGAAAACTCTTActttgaaaattatatgttaagtggaaatgatataaaaatatacaatcaaataaaatgtgTAATTAATAAAGATACTTATCCTCATTTATATCGTTGGTATAACCATATTAATTCATTACCAAATTATGTTttagataaatatatggataacaaaaattgtaaaaaaagttGTCCCAAAAAAACTGCCAATGATGATGACGATAACGATATAGATCTTTTTGGGGACagtaataatgatgataagagtattttagaaaagaaaaaacaagaaaaagaagaagcattgaaaaaaaagaaacaaaaagaaaaggaaaaaaatagatctatattaattatCGAAATCAAGCCCAAATCCATTGATACCgatatatcaaaaatacCAAAACTtgtaaaagaaaaaattgttgatgaaaatattaaatggGGAGAAGAAGTTAAGAAATTACCAGTTGCTTTtggattatataaattgcATATGTcttgtataatatatgatgattttgttaatacaaatgaattaatagaaaaaatcgaaaaCATAGATTTAGATAGCGAAGAAGATAAGAAAAAGAGAACATTAATATTAGGATTAGACGATGAAGAATATGATGAAGATAGTCCAGAAGTTGAAGATGACTTAGACTTTTTAATCCAATCAGCTGAAATTATTACTTTTAATAAGTTATAA